A single region of the Pseudomonas mandelii genome encodes:
- a CDS encoding DUF6388 family protein translates to MAATEQQHEKALKKFLDERPELRNELDNLNPLLAQAKGETAAQYRDERLHEAFEAEAERLGLFAWELTLQLTAVTPEDYDSQRLEVHKEVAEMAGMDWLEYCELHGLIK, encoded by the coding sequence ATGGCGGCAACCGAACAGCAACACGAGAAAGCGCTGAAGAAGTTTCTCGATGAGCGTCCTGAGCTGCGCAATGAGCTCGACAACCTCAACCCGCTGTTGGCCCAGGCCAAAGGCGAGACCGCGGCGCAATATCGTGACGAGCGCTTGCATGAGGCCTTCGAGGCCGAAGCCGAGCGCCTGGGTCTGTTTGCCTGGGAGCTGACATTGCAATTGACCGCCGTGACGCCTGAAGACTACGATTCTCAGCGTCTTGAAGTGCACAAGGAAGTGGCCGAGATGGCCGGTATGGACTGGCTGGAGTATTGCGAACTACATGGATTGATCAAGTGA
- a CDS encoding YoaK family protein, translating to MLPSLSTSRASPGHLHIQKWRGRIGMVLVAALSVLAGMTDAIGFMASGDFVSFMSGNTTRLAVAISDGDLGLTLRLLILVTTFIVGNALGIVVSRLGGRRALPLLLGIAMLLCGAAAWPFDEQLPALLATIIAMGMLNAAVEEVNGLPVGLTYVTGALSRFGRGLGRRMLGERRNGWRVQLIPWTGMFAGAVLGAVLEHHLGLKALFVSGLLAGAIGLLSLKIPRRWQLGYMPR from the coding sequence ATGTTGCCATCCCTCTCGACTTCTCGCGCCAGCCCGGGCCATCTTCATATCCAGAAATGGCGCGGACGCATCGGCATGGTGCTGGTGGCCGCGCTCTCGGTGCTCGCCGGCATGACTGACGCCATCGGCTTCATGGCCAGCGGCGACTTTGTCTCCTTCATGAGCGGCAACACCACCCGCCTCGCCGTGGCCATCAGCGACGGCGATCTCGGGCTGACCCTGCGCCTGCTGATTCTCGTGACCACCTTCATTGTCGGCAACGCCTTGGGCATTGTTGTCAGCCGCCTCGGTGGCCGCCGGGCGCTGCCCTTGCTGCTGGGCATCGCAATGCTGCTCTGCGGCGCCGCGGCCTGGCCTTTTGACGAACAATTACCGGCACTGCTGGCGACAATCATCGCCATGGGCATGCTCAACGCGGCGGTGGAGGAAGTGAACGGCTTGCCGGTCGGCCTCACTTACGTCACCGGCGCCCTGTCGCGCTTCGGGCGTGGGCTGGGGCGCCGGATGCTCGGTGAGCGGCGTAATGGCTGGCGGGTTCAGTTGATTCCCTGGACGGGGATGTTTGCCGGTGCCGTGCTCGGCGCGGTGCTGGAACACCACCTTGGGCTCAAGGCGTTGTTTGTCAGCGGGTTGCTGGCGGGCGCGATTGGATTGCTGTCGCTGAAGATTCCGCGGCGATGGCAGTTGGGGTATATGCCGCGTTGA
- the tusD gene encoding sulfurtransferase complex subunit TusD yields the protein MKFAIALFSAAHAPSSRRALLFAQAALTGGHEIVRLFFYQDGVYNASGSVVTPQDEQDLPKQWRAFVTEHQLDGVVCIAAALRRGVLNAEEAGRYQRDAVAVGAPWELSGLGQLHDAVQDADRLICFGGA from the coding sequence ATGAAGTTCGCCATCGCGCTGTTTTCCGCCGCCCATGCGCCCTCCTCGCGCCGTGCCTTGCTGTTTGCCCAGGCAGCGCTGACCGGCGGGCATGAGATTGTCCGGCTGTTTTTCTATCAGGACGGCGTCTACAACGCCTCCGGCAGCGTGGTCACGCCGCAGGATGAGCAGGACCTGCCCAAGCAATGGCGCGCCTTTGTCACCGAGCATCAGCTGGATGGCGTCGTGTGCATTGCCGCCGCCCTGCGCCGTGGCGTGTTGAACGCAGAGGAAGCCGGACGCTATCAGCGTGACGCCGTTGCCGTGGGCGCGCCGTGGGAATTGTCCGGCCTCGGCCAGTTGCATGACGCGGTGCAAGACGCTGACCGCCTGATCTGTTTCGGAGGCGCGTGA
- the tusC gene encoding sulfurtransferase complex subunit TusC: MAKSLLIISRQAPWSGPNAREALDIVLAGGAFDLPIGLLFLDDGVFQLAAKQDAKALQQKDLSANLQALPMFGVEDLYVCGHSAAERGLDLNGRSLEEARVLATQEITALIDRYDQVITL; the protein is encoded by the coding sequence ATGGCTAAATCCTTGTTGATTATCAGCCGCCAGGCCCCGTGGTCCGGGCCGAACGCTCGGGAAGCGCTGGACATCGTGCTGGCTGGTGGCGCGTTCGACCTGCCGATTGGCTTGCTGTTTCTCGATGACGGGGTGTTCCAGCTCGCTGCGAAACAGGACGCCAAGGCCCTGCAACAAAAAGACCTGAGCGCCAACCTGCAAGCGTTGCCGATGTTCGGTGTGGAAGACCTGTATGTCTGTGGCCACAGCGCTGCCGAACGAGGTCTGGACCTCAACGGTCGGTCGCTTGAAGAAGCCCGGGTGCTGGCCACCCAGGAAATCACCGCACTTATTGACCGTTACGACCAGGTGATCACCCTCTGA
- the tusB gene encoding sulfurtransferase complex subunit TusB, with product MSTLHVLSHSPFGDDRLTSCLRVIGTNDALLLTGDAVYALQPGTAPFNALNARPLKLFVLAEDAQARALAVPDAAKAIDYPAFVELSIHYDKVNSWL from the coding sequence ATGTCGACTTTGCATGTGTTGTCTCATTCCCCGTTCGGCGATGACCGCCTGACCAGTTGCCTGCGCGTGATCGGCACAAACGACGCGTTGCTGCTGACCGGCGACGCCGTCTATGCGTTGCAACCGGGCACCGCGCCGTTCAACGCGCTGAATGCCCGCCCGTTGAAACTGTTCGTACTGGCCGAAGACGCCCAGGCCCGTGCGTTGGCGGTTCCTGACGCGGCCAAAGCCATTGATTACCCCGCCTTCGTCGAGTTGTCGATTCACTACGACAAGGTGAACAGTTGGCTATGA
- a CDS encoding TusE/DsrC/DsvC family sulfur relay protein, with translation MNSLTVGARAIELDKDGFLVELSDWSSEVASALAAAEDIQLSPEHWEILELLRNFYAEFQLSPATRPLIKYTALKLGPEKGNSLHLNRLFKGTPAKLAAKLAGLPKPTNCL, from the coding sequence ATGAATTCCCTGACAGTCGGCGCACGCGCCATCGAGTTGGACAAGGACGGTTTCCTGGTCGAACTGAGTGACTGGTCGAGCGAGGTGGCCAGCGCCCTCGCCGCCGCCGAAGACATCCAGTTGAGCCCGGAGCACTGGGAAATCCTCGAATTGCTCCGCAACTTCTACGCCGAATTCCAGCTATCCCCGGCCACCCGACCGCTGATCAAGTACACCGCGTTGAAGCTCGGCCCGGAAAAAGGCAACAGCCTGCACCTCAACCGACTGTTCAAAGGCACCCCTGCCAAACTCGCCGCAAAACTGGCGGGCCTGCCCAAACCGACGAATTGCTTATGA
- a CDS encoding glycosyl transferase family protein yields the protein MTDFPALTLETPAEHPFAQFVRILGKGKRGARDLTRAEAREAMGMVLDDKVEDTQLGAFLMLLRHKEESAEEMAGFTEALRERLNPPALAVDLDWPTYAGKKRHLPWYLLAAKCLAQNGVRIFMHGAGAHTAGRLYSEQLLEGLNIPLCRDWQQVGSALDNGGLAFMPLVDWAPQLQRMIDLRNTLGLRSPIHSLTRILNPLGARCGLQSIFHPGYQAVHRDASGLLGDTAIVVKGDGGEIEINPDADSHLYGTTGGESWDEEWPQLSSQRHVKPASLDPEHLKAVWRGDVVDSYPQMALISTMALALRGLGQTREHAFETAQQYWDARDRSI from the coding sequence ATGACTGACTTTCCAGCGCTGACCCTCGAAACCCCCGCCGAACATCCGTTCGCCCAGTTCGTGCGGATCCTCGGCAAAGGCAAGCGCGGTGCCCGCGACCTGACCCGGGCCGAAGCGCGTGAAGCCATGGGCATGGTGCTCGACGACAAAGTCGAGGACACCCAGCTCGGCGCGTTCCTGATGCTGTTGCGGCACAAGGAAGAAAGCGCCGAGGAAATGGCCGGTTTCACCGAGGCCCTGCGCGAACGGTTGAATCCGCCAGCCCTGGCGGTAGACCTGGACTGGCCGACGTACGCAGGCAAGAAGCGTCACCTGCCGTGGTACCTGCTGGCGGCCAAATGCCTGGCGCAAAACGGCGTGCGCATCTTCATGCACGGCGCTGGCGCCCATACGGCCGGCCGGCTCTACAGCGAACAACTGCTGGAAGGGTTGAACATCCCGTTGTGCCGCGACTGGCAACAGGTCGGCTCGGCGCTCGATAACGGCGGCCTGGCGTTTATGCCGCTGGTGGATTGGGCACCGCAGTTGCAGCGCATGATCGACCTGCGCAACACCTTGGGCCTGCGTTCGCCGATCCACTCCCTCACCCGCATTCTCAACCCGTTGGGTGCTCGCTGCGGCCTGCAAAGCATTTTCCACCCGGGTTACCAGGCGGTGCATCGCGATGCCAGCGGCTTGCTCGGCGACACCGCGATTGTGGTCAAGGGCGACGGTGGCGAAATCGAGATCAACCCGGATGCCGACAGCCACCTGTACGGCACCACCGGCGGCGAAAGCTGGGACGAGGAATGGCCGCAGTTGTCGAGTCAACGCCACGTCAAACCCGCCTCGCTCGATCCTGAACATTTGAAAGCCGTCTGGCGCGGTGACGTGGTCGACAGCTACCCGCAAATGGCCTTGATCTCGACCATGGCCCTCGCATTGCGTGGCCTCGGTCAGACCCGAGAACACGCCTTCGAAACGGCGCAGCAGTATTGGGACGCTCGGGACAGATCGATTTAA
- a CDS encoding glutathione S-transferase family protein — translation MGLLVEGRWQDQWYESSKDGAFQREQAQRRNWLTADGKPGPTGVGGFAAEAGRYHLYVSLACPWAHRTLILRKLKGLENLIDVSVVSWLMLENGWTFDQNLGSTGDKLDHFDFMHQRYTADTADYTGRVTVPVLWDKQQNRIVNNESAEIIRMFNGAFDDLTGNDLDFYPAPLRGEIDALNERIYPAVNNGVYRAGFATSQQAYEEAFDDVFAELDRLEQLLGANRYLAGEYLTEADIRLLTTLIRFDAVYHGHFKCNLRRIADYPNLSNWLREIYQWPGVAETVDFQHIKNHYYGSHKTINPTGIVPKGPAQDFTATHDRARLSGKGVWRRA, via the coding sequence ATGGGTTTGTTAGTTGAAGGTCGCTGGCAGGACCAGTGGTACGAAAGCAGCAAGGACGGCGCGTTCCAGCGCGAACAGGCGCAACGTCGCAACTGGCTGACCGCCGACGGCAAGCCCGGCCCGACGGGCGTCGGTGGCTTTGCAGCCGAAGCTGGCCGCTATCACCTTTATGTATCCCTCGCCTGTCCGTGGGCGCATCGCACGCTGATCCTGCGCAAACTCAAAGGCCTCGAAAACCTGATCGACGTCTCGGTGGTCAGCTGGTTGATGTTGGAAAACGGCTGGACCTTCGACCAGAACCTGGGCTCGACCGGCGACAAACTCGATCATTTCGATTTCATGCACCAGCGCTACACCGCCGATACCGCCGACTACACCGGCCGCGTCACCGTGCCGGTGCTCTGGGACAAACAGCAAAACCGCATCGTCAACAATGAATCAGCGGAGATCATCCGCATGTTCAACGGCGCCTTCGATGACCTGACCGGCAATGACCTGGATTTCTACCCGGCCCCCCTGCGCGGCGAGATCGATGCGTTGAATGAGCGGATTTATCCGGCCGTGAACAACGGCGTTTATCGCGCAGGGTTTGCCACGTCACAGCAGGCGTATGAAGAAGCGTTTGATGATGTGTTTGCCGAACTGGATCGATTGGAGCAACTGCTGGGCGCCAACCGTTACCTGGCCGGCGAGTACCTGACCGAAGCGGATATTCGGCTGCTCACCACGCTGATTCGCTTTGATGCGGTGTATCACGGCCACTTCAAGTGCAACCTGCGGCGGATTGCCGATTATCCGAATCTGTCGAACTGGCTGCGGGAGATTTACCAATGGCCGGGCGTTGCCGAGACGGTGGATTTTCAGCACATCAAAAATCATTACTACGGCAGCCACAAGACCATCAACCCGACCGGGATTGTGCCGAAAGGGCCGGCGCAGGATTTCACAGCAACCCATGATCGGGCGCGGTTGAGCGGGAAAGGGGTTTGGCGCAGGGCCTGA
- the cysG gene encoding siroheme synthase CysG, translated as MDYLPLFHNLRGSRVLVVGGGEIALRKSRLLAEAGALLRVVAPEIEPQLRELVVGSGGECLLRGYVEADLDGCGLVIAATDDEPLNAQVSADSHRRCVPVNVVDAPALCSVIFPAIVDRSPLIIAVSSGGDAPVLARLIRAKLETWIPSTYGQLAGLAARFRSQVKRLFPDVQQRRAFWEDVFQGPIADRQLAGQGAEAERLMLAKINGEAPVATGEVYLVGAGPGDPDLLTFRALRLMQQADVVLYDRLVAPAILDLCRRDAERVYVGKRRADHAVPQDQINQQLVDLAKQGKRVVRLKGGDPFIFGRGGEEIEELAAHGIPFQVVPGITAASGCAAYAGIPLTHRDYAQSVRFVTGHLKDGSTDLPWADLVAPAQTLVFYMGLVGLPIICEQLIKHGRGADTPAALIQQGTTVNQRVFTGTLADLPRLVAEHEVHAPTLVIVGEVVQLREKLAWFEGAQAQV; from the coding sequence ATGGACTATCTGCCGCTGTTCCATAACCTTCGCGGCAGTCGTGTGTTGGTCGTTGGTGGGGGGGAGATTGCCTTGCGCAAATCCCGCCTGCTGGCCGAAGCCGGTGCGCTGCTGCGGGTGGTCGCACCTGAAATCGAACCGCAACTGCGCGAGCTGGTTGTCGGCAGCGGCGGCGAGTGCCTGTTACGGGGCTACGTTGAAGCGGACCTGGACGGTTGCGGGCTGGTCATCGCCGCCACCGACGACGAACCGCTGAACGCGCAAGTTTCCGCTGATTCCCATCGGCGTTGCGTGCCGGTCAATGTGGTGGATGCGCCGGCCTTGTGCAGCGTGATCTTCCCGGCGATCGTCGACCGTTCTCCCTTGATCATTGCGGTGTCCAGCGGCGGCGATGCGCCGGTGCTGGCGCGGCTGATCCGCGCCAAACTGGAAACCTGGATTCCGTCCACCTACGGTCAATTGGCCGGTCTGGCGGCGCGTTTTCGCAGCCAGGTCAAACGCCTGTTCCCGGACGTGCAGCAGCGTCGGGCATTCTGGGAGGATGTGTTCCAGGGGCCGATTGCCGACCGGCAACTGGCCGGGCAGGGTGCTGAAGCCGAACGCCTGATGCTGGCGAAGATCAATGGCGAAGCGCCGGTCGCCACCGGTGAAGTGTATTTGGTGGGCGCGGGCCCCGGTGATCCTGACTTGCTGACCTTCCGTGCCTTGCGCCTGATGCAGCAAGCCGATGTGGTGCTCTACGACCGCCTGGTCGCCCCGGCGATTCTCGATCTGTGCCGTCGCGATGCCGAGCGGGTCTACGTCGGCAAGCGTCGCGCCGATCACGCGGTGCCGCAGGACCAGATCAATCAGCAATTGGTCGACCTGGCCAAGCAAGGCAAGCGGGTCGTGCGATTGAAGGGCGGTGATCCGTTCATCTTCGGTCGTGGCGGTGAAGAGATCGAAGAACTGGCGGCCCATGGCATCCCGTTCCAGGTCGTGCCGGGTATCACCGCCGCCAGCGGTTGCGCGGCATATGCCGGGATTCCGCTGACCCATCGCGATTACGCGCAGTCGGTGCGATTTGTCACCGGGCACTTGAAGGACGGTTCCACCGATTTGCCGTGGGCCGACCTGGTTGCGCCGGCACAAACCCTGGTGTTTTACATGGGGCTGGTGGGCTTGCCGATCATCTGCGAGCAACTGATCAAGCACGGTCGCGGGGCGGACACCCCAGCGGCGCTGATTCAGCAAGGCACCACGGTCAATCAGCGGGTATTTACCGGCACGCTGGCTGATCTTCCTCGACTGGTGGCGGAGCATGAAGTGCATGCGCCGACGCTGGTGATCGTTGGGGAAGTGGTGCAATTGCGCGAGAAACTGGCCTGGTTTGAAGGGGCTCAGGCGCAAGTCTGA
- the serS gene encoding serine--tRNA ligase → MLDSKLLRSNLQDVADRLASRGYTLDVARIEALEEQRKTVQTRTEALQAERNARSKSIGQAKQRGEDIAPLMADVERMANELSAGKVELDGIQTDLDSILLGIPNLPHESVPIGDDEDGNVEVRRWGTPTAFDFPVQDHVALGEKFGWLDFETAAKLSGARFALLRGPIARMHRALAQFMINLHTSEHGYEEAYTPYLVQAPALQGTGQLPKFEEDLFKISREGEADLYLIPTAEVSLTNIVAGEIVDSKLLPIKFVAHTPCFRSEAGASGRDTRGMIRQHQFDKVEMVQIVEPSTSMDALEGLTANAEKVLQLLELPYRTIALCTGDMGFSAVKTYDLEVWIPSQDKYREISSCSNCGDFQARRMQARFRNPETGKPELVHTLNGSGLAVGRTLVAVLENYQQADGSIRVPEVLKPYMGGLEVIG, encoded by the coding sequence ATGCTCGATTCCAAACTGTTACGTAGCAACCTTCAGGACGTAGCGGACCGCCTGGCATCCCGTGGCTACACGCTGGATGTTGCGCGCATCGAAGCGCTGGAAGAACAGCGCAAGACCGTCCAGACCCGCACCGAAGCACTGCAGGCTGAACGTAACGCGCGCTCCAAATCCATCGGCCAGGCAAAGCAGCGCGGCGAAGACATCGCGCCGTTGATGGCCGACGTCGAGCGTATGGCGAACGAATTGAGTGCCGGTAAAGTCGAGCTGGACGGGATCCAGACCGATCTGGACTCGATCCTGCTCGGCATCCCGAACCTGCCGCACGAATCCGTGCCGATCGGTGATGACGAAGACGGCAACGTCGAAGTGCGCCGCTGGGGTACCCCGACCGCGTTCGATTTCCCGGTCCAGGACCACGTGGCCCTGGGCGAGAAGTTCGGCTGGCTGGACTTCGAAACCGCCGCCAAGCTGTCCGGCGCCCGTTTCGCCCTGTTGCGCGGCCCGATCGCCCGTATGCATCGCGCCCTGGCGCAATTCATGATCAACCTGCACACCAGCGAACACGGTTACGAAGAGGCTTACACGCCGTATCTGGTCCAGGCCCCGGCGCTGCAAGGCACCGGCCAACTGCCGAAGTTCGAAGAAGACCTGTTCAAGATCAGCCGCGAAGGCGAAGCCGATCTGTACCTGATCCCGACTGCTGAAGTGTCGCTGACCAACATCGTCGCCGGCGAGATCGTCGATTCGAAGCTGCTGCCGATCAAGTTCGTCGCCCACACGCCGTGCTTCCGCAGCGAAGCCGGTGCCTCGGGTCGCGATACCCGCGGGATGATCCGTCAGCACCAGTTCGACAAAGTCGAGATGGTCCAGATCGTTGAACCGTCGACCTCGATGGACGCGCTGGAAGGTCTGACGGCCAACGCCGAGAAAGTCCTGCAACTGCTGGAACTGCCTTATCGCACGATTGCACTGTGCACCGGTGACATGGGCTTCAGCGCAGTCAAGACTTACGATCTTGAAGTGTGGATTCCGAGCCAGGACAAGTACCGCGAGATTTCGTCGTGCTCCAACTGCGGCGACTTCCAGGCCCGTCGTATGCAAGCGCGTTTCCGCAACCCGGAAACCGGCAAGCCTGAACTGGTTCACACCCTGAACGGTTCGGGTCTGGCAGTCGGTCGTACCCTGGTGGCGGTGCTGGAAAACTACCAGCAAGCCGACGGTTCGATCCGTGTGCCTGAAGTGCTGAAACCTTACATGGGTGGCCTCGAGGTCATCGGCTAA
- the crcB gene encoding fluoride efflux transporter CrcB yields MIPLVIAVSVGGVAGTLLRFATGNWVNANWPRHFYTATLAVNIVGCLLIGVLYGLFLLRPEVPIEVRAGLMVGFLGGLTTFSSFSLDTVRLLETGQMPLALGYAAISVFGGLLATWAGLSLTKL; encoded by the coding sequence GTGATTCCTTTGGTTATTGCGGTCTCCGTTGGCGGTGTCGCCGGGACTCTGTTGCGCTTTGCCACCGGTAATTGGGTCAACGCTAATTGGCCGCGGCACTTCTATACCGCGACGCTGGCCGTTAATATCGTCGGCTGTTTGCTGATCGGCGTTCTATACGGTCTGTTTTTACTACGCCCGGAGGTGCCGATCGAGGTGCGCGCCGGGTTGATGGTCGGCTTCCTCGGGGGGCTGACGACTTTTTCATCCTTTTCACTGGATACGGTGCGCCTGCTCGAAACCGGGCAAATGCCGCTGGCCCTGGGCTATGCTGCCATCAGCGTATTCGGCGGGCTGCTCGCCACCTGGGCTGGCCTGTCCTTGACCAAACTTTGA